The Candidatus Bathyarchaeia archaeon DNA segment TGAGCGGTAATTTCCAAGTTTATCAATAACTCTATTCATACGCAGTATCGCGTTGTCCGCCGCACCGGGCACAGAACCATGTCCTGGTCTACCTTTAGCCTTAACTTTAAACCAGAGAATTCCCTTTTCCGCAGTTTGAATTGTGTAGATATTTTTGCCGTTCACTGGAATTGCTAAACCTCCGCCCTCGTTTATCACGTAGTCAGCATGAACCTTTTCTGGATGATTGCGGACTAGCCAGCCTGCGCCTGCTTCTCCGCCTTTTTCCTCGTCCGCCGTCGCAGCAAGTATCACGTCACCTTTCAATTTCACCTTGTTTCTCTTCAAAAGCTTCAGAACTATAACTTCAATGGCTGTTAGGGACTTCATGTCTAAAGCGCCTCGTCCCCAAACAAACCCGTCTTTAACCAAGCCGCCAAAAGGTTCCTCAGTCCACTCTTTTGGGTTCGCGGCAACAACATCCAAATGCGAAAGCAGAAGCAAACTTGGTTTTTCGCCGTTTCCTCTAAGACGTGTGATTACGCTGCCTCTTCTAGGCGCAGACTCAAAAAGCTCGCATTTGAAGCCTTCTTTCGTCAACTTTTCAGCCAAGTATTTTGCTGCTTCAGTTTCGTTTCCAGGCGGGTTGGTCGTGTTTATGCGAATCAAATCGCTGAGAAGTGTTGTGACTTCCTCTTCGACTTCTCGCAACAATTGAGCATGCATATGACGAGCCTCCCTAGTCTCAAGTTATGATATTTGGTTAACTTAACATTTTGTTTTTTAGCAAGTCAGGTGAAAGGCTCCAACGACTCTCTTGTTCGCTCCTAAAAACTTGTTGAACGTTTGACACGCTTCCTTAGTAGGTTGCGCAATTAACTTGATTGCTTGAGCTTTTAAAATATCGTTTACTTCAGGCGAAATTTTCATAATTCCATAATAACCAGTGCCAACTACGAGCATTTCTGGTTTTGTTTTTTGTTCGAAGATTTCTTTTAAATCTTCTACATTAAGCATGTGTCCTTCTTTTCTCCACCAATTGTCGAGGATTTTTTCGGGGAAAATTATGAGGTCTTTTGTGTATTTTTTCCTGTTTATCACTATTGAGCCAAATTCGTAAGACTCTATCACTTAACGCTTCACCCTATAATGGTAAGATTATTTTCTGTTTTAAAGTGTAACGTGTGTTAAGCAGTTGCCATTCTCCATATGGCTTTCTTCATTTGTTCACCATGTTTTGCTCCGTAATAATATCCGGCGATTTTTCCGGCTATTGGGATGACTCCTTGCTTGAGAAAACTGCACAGAAGCGGATTGTGTATTCTGTTTTCAAGGAATGTGTCTCGCCAGATTCTAATGTTATATTCCCAACAGCGAGTGAGGAACTCCCATCGCGCTTTCGTCAGAGAATCGAGTTCTGCTCCACTTTTATCCATTAGCAAGCAGTTTTCCAAGGGCACAAAAAATAGCGGCACGTAAAATGCATTGTAACCTTTTAAGTCGTCCAACAACTCAAGTGTTTCAAGTACATCTTCTTCTTTTTCATCTGGAAGCCCAATTATTAATGTTGCAAGTGGATACCAATTGTTGTCATTTAATATTCCAAACGATTGAGCGACAATTTCTTTCCATTGTTCAGGCTCGTATGGAAGCATTTTTCCAGCCATATACTTGCGCATAAGCCTAACGCTTCCGGTTTCCACTCCTGTTTCAGAAGTTACAATCGGCTTTTTATTATGAGTGTACCAGTAACGTTCTATGAGAATCTCAGCGACTTCCTTAATCATGCCGGGGTCGCAGACAACTGGAGCAAGAGATGTATGCGAAAGTTGAATGGATTTAACGCCTGGATAAGCTGCTACGCTTTTTACTAGTTTAAGGATGGCTTCCTTGTTGGGTATAAAACGTTTATCTTTTGAGCCGTATAGGAAAAGGTCTTCAGTGACCAGTGTAATTCTTGAGCAGCCTTCTCTGACGGTTATTTCTACTTCTCTCATTATTCTTTCCAGTGGAACATCACGTTTCTTCTGCATCGTAGGAGTGCAAAACTGACAGTTACGTCCACAACCTCTAGAAATTTCTACTGAGCCATGAATTGCCGCGTGTCTGATGATGGGTGAGTTTTCATTTTCAAGGTTTCTAGTAACACGAACTACTGAGGGAAGAGGCTCTCCGTTCACGGCTTTCTTAAAAATGTCCGCCACAACTTTTTCTCCTTCCCCGATAACAACACAGTCTACACCGTAGCTGTCCGCCACCTTTTTGCGTTCAAGTTGCCATGAGCCAAACCCGCCCACAATAATCTTGGGCTTAAATCTCCGAATGCTTGGATGCTTTACGAGTTCTCTGAACTCGATGGCGTTCATTGGTTCTCCTCCGCCAACAAGTGAAGAGTACGTTTTGCTTACGTAACCCATGCCTGTAGGGTCCATTGAGGAAATTCCTACCGCTTTTGTGTTAGGTCCGATGAACGCTTCTAAGTCACATGGATGCACTACAGCAACTTCAGACTCGCTGAAGCCATTTTCTAAAAGAATAGCTTCCACCTTTCGCAAACCATAAGGCGCGTATTTAGCTCTCCCATCAGGGGTTCGCTCTACGGGCGGATAAAGCATCTTTCTCACAAACCACAAGGGCAAAGGTCCTTTAGCAAAACCTGCAACGAATGCAATGAATGGATTATTGTAAAAGTCGCTCATTTCAGTAGCTGAAGCTGTGAGCACCACTTTTACGCCGGAAACTTGCGCCAACTCTCTCTTCCCTTTTTACAATAATGCTAATGGACTTGCTTATGAGCTTATTAAAATTATTGTTGAGTATAGAACGAAAAGGATAACTAAATTAAGAAAGAATCAACACTAAAATGAAAAAAGGTGAATGTTCATTGAAGCTTTTGCTTGATGAAATGTATGCGGGCTTAAAAGAATACTTTGAAACTTTAGGATGGGAAGCGGTAACAGCTCAAGAGGTAGGATTGCAAGGAGCAAAAGACAAGGATGTTGTAGAGTACGCAAAGAAAAACGATTTACTTTTGATTACGCAAGACCAGAAACCAGCAGAGCTTGCAGAACTCACTGGAGTAAAGTATGTGTTGATTTCAAATGCGATGATTGCGAAAATAGCAGATGCAAAAATAAGAGAGAAATATCCAAATATAAAACGGAAATGACGCAAATCCTTTTCATCATCACGCCAGTGTTTTTTGTTTTTCACCAGATACAAAACTGGAAACTCTCACACCTATAAGCCGTATTTTTCTATCAGGTCTAAAATACGCTTCCAACAGTTCTCTGGCTGTGAGATTCAAATCTTGCAGTCGATTAGTGAAGAAAGGCAGAGTTTTACTATGCGTATGCGTCTCAAAATTTTCGTAGCGCACCTTCACCGTAACCGTTTTGAAGTAAAGATTTTGCCTTAAAACATCCTTAAGCACCTCCTCAGAAAGCCTATCGGCAGTGTCTAAAACTAACCCGAAATCAGATGTGTCCTCTTCAAAAGTGGTTTCTCGGCTGATAGATTTGACCTCGCCTCTTTCTTCAACTTCGCTCTTGTCAATTCCACGCGCCATCAAATACATTTGTGTGCCTACAACACCAAATTTTTCAGCCAAAACGGTAGGGTCAAAATGTGCCAAATCACCTATGGTTTTGATTCCCATAGCCTTCAGTTTCTGTTCAGTTTTTCGCCCAACCCAAAGAAGCTTGCGAACAGGTAAAGGAGCCAAAAATTTTTCAGCATTCTCTTCCCTAACAACTGTTAATCCATCTGGTTTTTGGAAATCGCTGGCTATTTTGGCTACAAGCTTGTTTGGACCAACCCCAATTGAACAAGTCAACTGCTCTTTTTCGTAAATTTCATTTTTAATTTGACGTGCTAAGGCTTCAGCTTCAGCATAATCTTTCACTTTTGAAGTTACATCAAGAAAAGCCTCATCTATCCCCCAACACTCAAACTTGTCGGCATACTTACGCAAAATATTCATAATATCCTCAGAAACTTTCATGTAAAGCTCATAATTCACAGGCAGATACACCGCATTGGGACACAATTTCCACGCTTTAGAAATTGGCATGCCAGATCTTACACCAAATTTTCTAGCTTCATAATTACATGTGCTTACAACCCCTCTGCCTCTTCCTTCCTTTGGATCGGCACCCACAATCACCGGCTTACCTTTATATTCTGGATGCGTTCTCTCCTCAACAGCAGCGAAAAACTGATCCATATCCACATGGAAAATTATACGTTTTTTCTCTCCCATAGCTTCCCTTTTCCACATGTTTCTAAATAAAAAATGGTTTCTGCTGATTTGAATCTATCGCAGAAAAGGAATGTGTACAGAATCAAACCTATGTTTAGTTTCACTAACGATTTTTCATTCATAACCCTTAATGCTACCCTTAACAAATAAAAAAGACACCAAACATGGAGAGGAAAATAAATGAAGAACAGCAACTCCGTTTCCACAGAAACCGCTCAACAAGTGGTTATCGAGTTCATCAAAAAAAGGAAAAATACGGAAAGGATAGACATTTCCTCGGTTGAACAGAAAAACGGAGAATGGATAATTAGAGGCACATGCCCAATAGACTTAGAAGGACACCCTTGGGCTGAAAAATTTGAGGTTATTGTGGATCAGAAAGGAAAAATTAAAGCCACGGACTTTTCGCTTCTGTAGAAACACAACGCCAAAATGCAACAACCCATTACACTTTTTACTATACCACTATTAATCATCTGCTCTTTCACGCGTTTTTACAAGAAAATATTAAAGGTATCAAAGATAATTTATAATTGAGGTCTAGCTGAAAATGTTTGAAAAAATCTTAGTTCCATTAGACGGCTCTGAACATTCACTAAAAGCATTAAATGTTGCAATTCAAATAGCCAAAAAATTTGAAGCAAAACTAACACTAATTCACGTGTACTCCGTCACAATTAGACCAATAATAATGCCTGAACCGACAACCTTGACCCCGCCGGGAGTGCCAATTATGACCCCCTTAGAAATCTCAAAAGTAGCTGAGGCAGCCCGTGAAGTGGGCAATCGCATTCTGGGAGATGGAGAAGAAAAAGCTAAGGCTGAAGGCATTCAAGTTGAAAAGATACTAGCGGAAGGTCATGTTGTTCAAGAAATCATCAGAGCAGCGAAAGAAGGAAACTATGACCTGATAGTCATCGGGGCTAGAGGCATAAGCCGAGTGAGAGAAATGCTTTTGGGAAGCGTGACAGACGGAGTGATACATCACGTTTCCTGTCCAGTTTTAGTGATAAAGTAGCCGCGTGTCCACCCATCCTCTAATTAGACTGGTTCAGCAATCAGAATGTTATGTTTGTTAGCTACTATTCTAGCTTTCAACCTAGCCCCCAACGGAATTTCCTCAGCGTTGATAAGGGTTAAACATCTATCTCTCCCAGGCGTAACTGCCAATTTTTCCCTTTTAAGCCAACCCGTACCTACAACCTCAACTTTTAAGGTTTCGAATTTCCTGTAAGGAATTGAAAGCATGGGTTTCTCATGAATCCCAAAGTCTTTAGCGTTTAGCACAAGTTTAACTTTAAACTCTTTTTCCCACATTCTTAATTGTTCATAAAATTTTTTCCACGGAATAGGTTTGACTCCCTTGACTTTTCTTCCGTGCTTGTGAACTTCATACTTTTGGATGCCTAAAGGAGGAAAAACTTTTCCAGCGCCCAGCTTAGTCGCTAAGTGTATTATTTTTGGAATTTCTTTATCGTTTATTTTTGGAACCCATACGGGAGCGACTAGTAAGTCGGTTTTTGTATTTGAAACTACATGATTCATTAATTGCGTAATCTTTTCGACATCATACCATTCTGTATTAGCCAGTTTTTTAGCAAGCTCTGGCTCTGAAGCGTCCAATGAAAGGTTTATTCGTGTTAAGCCAGCGTCGCAAAGTTTATTCAAAAGGTTCATGTCCAATGTTGAGCCGTGTGTTTGCATAGAGACTGTTTCCACGCCTTTAACTTGACTTAAGCAGAAAACAAGCTCGGCAATTTTCGGGTAAGTTATTGGGTCGCCTACAGTATCAATATGCGCTTCAATGTGTTTTCCGCCTTTAAAGGCGACGAGCTTCTCGAATTCTTCAACTAAATAGTCCACGGGCACTATGTATTCTGTCTGGCGTATTCGAGATTTAGGACCAGCGTCAGTTGAGCAGAACACACATGAAAGTGGGCAAGTGGAAACTGGACGAACTTGTATCAAGTTTGTTCCTCTATCGATTAAGCCGAAAGCGATACAGCCGACCAAGGGAATAGAATTTGAGATTTCAAACATCATTTTTTGCATTATGAACCTTCAGTGATGAAAGCAGTTTTCAATTGTTAATGGTATGATTATTTTGGCTAATTTTCTTTTCTATAGAAAAACTTTTCTTTAATTAGCAAGAAAAAGAAAGCCAAGTGAAGAAATTTGATTCGGAGGCGAGATTTTCTTCTCGAACCAGTAAAGCACATAAAAATCAATGGAAAACTAACCATCGACCAGCTGATCCGTCAATTCCAAAATTCGGGCTCATTTGGTGCTGGAAGACTTTCAACGGCATGCGATATTTACGAGCGCATGTTACGCGACAAGGAATGTACAGTATTTTTAGCTTTGGCTGGAGCTGTTGTTCCCGCAGGGATGCGTTCGCTTGTTGCAGATTTAATCCGCGAGAGGCTCATCGATGTGGTTGTTAGCACAGGAGCAAACATGGTGCATGATGCCATAGAAGCTCTCGGCGGACATCATTATAAGGGACATTGGAATGTAGACGACAAGGTACTGTATAAGTATCATATATACCGCATCTACGATGTTTTTGTGCCTGAAGAAGACTTCGTAAAATTAGACTATAAACTTGCGGAAATATACGACGCGATAGCTACTGAAAATAACCATGAAGGTTTGTCCTCAAACGAATTCGCATGGGAATTAGGAAAAAGGCTCAATGATCCAAACTCTATTTTGCGGGCAGCATATGAAGCGAAAGTGCCAATATTCCTTCCAGCTGTCCGTGATGCAGAATTTGGATTCATATACTGGCTGCATTCTTCACGAAAAAATACTCCTAAAAAATTGGTAGTAGACGCTTTCAAGGATGTGCCAGAAATATGCAATATCTGCAAGAACTCTCCAAAAAACGGTATGATAGTAATTGGCGGTGGAGTGCCTAGAAACACTGTGC contains these protein-coding regions:
- a CDS encoding M20/M25/M40 family metallo-hydrolase; the protein is MHAQLLREVEEEVTTLLSDLIRINTTNPPGNETEAAKYLAEKLTKEGFKCELFESAPRRGSVITRLRGNGEKPSLLLLSHLDVVAANPKEWTEEPFGGLVKDGFVWGRGALDMKSLTAIEVIVLKLLKRNKVKLKGDVILAATADEEKGGEAGAGWLVRNHPEKVHADYVINEGGGLAIPVNGKNIYTIQTAEKGILWFKVKAKGRPGHGSVPGAADNAILRMNRVIDKLGNYRSKIMLVNTVKQFLSEMARENKNANQALTRLLQNPDSGDQILDVLAQKDKAMAEEIRAKIRMTITPTIIHGGVKENIIPSECETVFDCRILPGQTPTNAFEEIKGLLKYIEPEKLVFEVIQANDPSESPTNTPLYKLIVDVLKEFEPNCSVAPTLLTGGTDSRFFRKMGSVCYGFHPMRADLPYSEISKMTHGIDERISIENLVFGTSALYNVVERFMT
- a CDS encoding MTH938/NDUFAF3 family protein produces the protein MIESYEFGSIVINRKKYTKDLIIFPEKILDNWWRKEGHMLNVEDLKEIFEQKTKPEMLVVGTGYYGIMKISPEVNDILKAQAIKLIAQPTKEACQTFNKFLGANKRVVGAFHLTC
- a CDS encoding radical SAM protein; protein product: MAQVSGVKVVLTASATEMSDFYNNPFIAFVAGFAKGPLPLWFVRKMLYPPVERTPDGRAKYAPYGLRKVEAILLENGFSESEVAVVHPCDLEAFIGPNTKAVGISSMDPTGMGYVSKTYSSLVGGGEPMNAIEFRELVKHPSIRRFKPKIIVGGFGSWQLERKKVADSYGVDCVVIGEGEKVVADIFKKAVNGEPLPSVVRVTRNLENENSPIIRHAAIHGSVEISRGCGRNCQFCTPTMQKKRDVPLERIMREVEITVREGCSRITLVTEDLFLYGSKDKRFIPNKEAILKLVKSVAAYPGVKSIQLSHTSLAPVVCDPGMIKEVAEILIERYWYTHNKKPIVTSETGVETGSVRLMRKYMAGKMLPYEPEQWKEIVAQSFGILNDNNWYPLATLIIGLPDEKEEDVLETLELLDDLKGYNAFYVPLFFVPLENCLLMDKSGAELDSLTKARWEFLTRCWEYNIRIWRDTFLENRIHNPLLCSFLKQGVIPIAGKIAGYYYGAKHGEQMKKAIWRMATA
- a CDS encoding DUF5615 family PIN-like protein, with protein sequence MKLLLDEMYAGLKEYFETLGWEAVTAQEVGLQGAKDKDVVEYAKKNDLLLITQDQKPAELAELTGVKYVLISNAMIAKIADAKIREKYPNIKRK
- the dinB gene encoding DNA polymerase IV; this translates as MGEKKRIIFHVDMDQFFAAVEERTHPEYKGKPVIVGADPKEGRGRGVVSTCNYEARKFGVRSGMPISKAWKLCPNAVYLPVNYELYMKVSEDIMNILRKYADKFECWGIDEAFLDVTSKVKDYAEAEALARQIKNEIYEKEQLTCSIGVGPNKLVAKIASDFQKPDGLTVVREENAEKFLAPLPVRKLLWVGRKTEQKLKAMGIKTIGDLAHFDPTVLAEKFGVVGTQMYLMARGIDKSEVEERGEVKSISRETTFEEDTSDFGLVLDTADRLSEEVLKDVLRQNLYFKTVTVKVRYENFETHTHSKTLPFFTNRLQDLNLTARELLEAYFRPDRKIRLIGVRVSSFVSGEKQKTLA
- a CDS encoding universal stress protein; protein product: MFEKILVPLDGSEHSLKALNVAIQIAKKFEAKLTLIHVYSVTIRPIIMPEPTTLTPPGVPIMTPLEISKVAEAAREVGNRILGDGEEKAKAEGIQVEKILAEGHVVQEIIRAAKEGNYDLIVIGARGISRVREMLLGSVTDGVIHHVSCPVLVIK
- a CDS encoding radical SAM protein, with the translated sequence MQKMMFEISNSIPLVGCIAFGLIDRGTNLIQVRPVSTCPLSCVFCSTDAGPKSRIRQTEYIVPVDYLVEEFEKLVAFKGGKHIEAHIDTVGDPITYPKIAELVFCLSQVKGVETVSMQTHGSTLDMNLLNKLCDAGLTRINLSLDASEPELAKKLANTEWYDVEKITQLMNHVVSNTKTDLLVAPVWVPKINDKEIPKIIHLATKLGAGKVFPPLGIQKYEVHKHGRKVKGVKPIPWKKFYEQLRMWEKEFKVKLVLNAKDFGIHEKPMLSIPYRKFETLKVEVVGTGWLKREKLAVTPGRDRCLTLINAEEIPLGARLKARIVANKHNILIAEPV
- a CDS encoding deoxyhypusine synthase gives rise to the protein MIRRRDFLLEPVKHIKINGKLTIDQLIRQFQNSGSFGAGRLSTACDIYERMLRDKECTVFLALAGAVVPAGMRSLVADLIRERLIDVVVSTGANMVHDAIEALGGHHYKGHWNVDDKVLYKYHIYRIYDVFVPEEDFVKLDYKLAEIYDAIATENNHEGLSSNEFAWELGKRLNDPNSILRAAYEAKVPIFLPAVRDAEFGFIYWLHSSRKNTPKKLVVDAFKDVPEICNICKNSPKNGMIVIGGGVPRNTVQSAALASKKGMDYAVIITMDRPETGGLSGSTLEETVSWGKVKEKADKVMVIGDAMIVFPIMVASVLERLGEDFKRVPYLKRRGFGVGGS